CTCCGTGCGCGAGACGACGGTCATGCGGTTCGACCTGGAGTTCGCGACGGTGGAACTCACCCACCTCTACGGCTACGGCGACGACGACTTCCGGGTGACCGCCGCGCCGGGCCACGAGGCCGCGGTCGAGGCGGCGTGGGCGCGGGAACCCCAGGGCGTCCCCTCCAGCCACCGGGCGCAGTTCCTCGACGTGCTCGACGCCCTCGACGGCGGCGGGGTTCCACCCGTCCCGCTCGCCGCGGCGCGCGACACCCTGGAACTCGTCGCCGCCGTCTACGAGTCCGCGTTCACGGGGAAGGCGGTGCGGCGCGGGCAGATCGACGCCGACGACCCGTTCTGGACGGCCATGGACGGCACCGGAGCGGTCTGGCGCTGAGAGGCGTCAGTTCAGCCAGTCGAGCGGGGACTGCGTCAGGGGTCGCCAGTCGACCTGGCCCCCGCCCAGCACCATGAGCAGCGCCGCGACGGCGATGAGGAGCAGGACGCCGATCGCGACCCCGGTCTCGCGTTCCCCGCGCAGCGTGCTGCGGATCGCCGTCCGCGTGCCGCGCTGGAGGGACCGCCCGCCCGGCCCGTGCCAGGCCACGAGGGTTCCGGCCAGGCCGCTCGCAGCGAGCGTCCACGGACCCTGGTAACCGCCGAGGGCGCCGTGCGTGAACGTGCCGAGGATGAACACGACGCTCACGCCGACGAGCAACGGGATGATCGCGGCGAACACCGTGGACAGCGCGGCGCGCAGGGCGTGCCACGGGGTGGCGGCCCCGACGGCGAGCGCGTCGGTCGAGCGGGGTCCGGCCTCCCAGCGACGGCGGAACAACCCCGCGGCGGCGCGGTCGACGGTGCGCGCGACGGTGCCGCCGACGAGGGCCAGCACGACCCCGGTGGCCGGCGCCACGGCGAAGACGCCGACGAGCGCGACCAGACCGGCCAGGATCGTCCAGGACCGTTGCGGACGGGCGGGTTCGCCGTTGGTGCCGAGCCGCGGCGCCTGCCCCGCGGGCTGACCCGCGGGGACGTGGGCCTGGGTCGCCCCGGCCGGTGCGGGGACGGGCTGCGGACCCCACGCGGGCCCGGGACCGGGGGCCTGCGGGATCCACCCGGGCGGGGCCTGCTGGACGGGCGGCCGGCGGTCCTGCGGTCCGGACTGCGGGAAGGGGGCCGTCGCCGGCGCGGGACGGACCGGGGGCAGCACGCTCGTGGCGTCCGCCGACGGCCCGGGGGCCGCGTCGCGGGCCTGCGGGCCCGTCGCGTGGGACTCGTCGGCGATGAGCGACTCGAAGCGCGACCGCGCCGCCTGCTCCGGTGGCACGGGTGGCACCGGGACGGCCGTCGTGCGCGCGCCGGGGTCCGCGCCGACGCCGTTGCGCACCTGCGGCCCGGTGGTCGCCCCGTCGAGCGCCCGCAGCAGGGCGTCCGGGTGGGGCCGGTGGGCCGGGTTGACGGCGAGCGCCGCGAGGACGGGACCGCGCAGGTCGGCGGGGACGTCGGACAGGTCGACGTCGGCGCGCCGGACGCGGTCGAGCACGACGGGCATGGGCCCGGTCCCGAAGGGCGGGCGCCCGCTGGCGGCGAAGGCGACCGTGGCCGCCCACCCCCACCAGTCGGTGGCCGGGGAGACGAGCCCGCCGGCGACCACCTCGGGCGAGAGGTAGCCGGGCGTGCCCATGACGAGGCCGGTCGAGGTGAGCCGGACGTCGTCGGCGACGTGGGCGATGCCGAAGTCGATGACGACGGGCAGGCCGTCGAGCAGGAGGACGTTGCTCGGCTTGAGGTCGCGGTGGACGACACCGGCGGCGTGGATGGCGTGCAGGGCCTCGGCCAGGCCGTGACCGAGGTCGCGCAACCGGCTGCCGCGCAACGGCCCCCGGGTCTGGACGACGTGCTCCAGGGAGGGGCCGGGGACGTAGCGGGTGACGAGGTGCGGCCAGGGCCCGTCGACGTCGGCCGCGATGACCTCGGCGACGCGCGGGGAGCGGACGCGCTCGAGCGTGGAGACCTCGCGGGCCAGGCGCTGGCGGGCCTGCGGGTCGGCGGCGATGTGCGGTTTGAGGACCTTGAGCGCGACGGCGCGGTGGTCGTCGTCCAGACCGAGGTAGACGATCCCCATGCCGCCCTGGCCGATCTCGCGGTCCAGCCGGTAGCTGCCCAGCTTCTCGCCCGGCGACGGGGCGAAGCCGTGCCCCGGCCAGCTCTGCGGCGGGGTGCGCTGCACGCGCAGCCCGTCGAGCTCGTCGGCCCGGTCGTGGGACCGGTCGTCGGGGCCGCCGGACCCACCCGCGTGACCACCGGATGGCACGGCGCGGGTGCGCGCGTCGCCCGAGGAGTGCGGGTAGGGGGTGACCACGACCCCACGGTACGGCAGGCGTCCGGGCCCGACCGGTCGCGCACGCCCTCTTCACACGCTGCGGACAGGTCCTCAGCCGGGCTTCAGGTACCCGGCCCCGGCGCGGTGGCCCGGGCTCGCGATCACGAGGGGTGCGGTCGGCGGGTGGTCGGTAGGGTCGGCGTGGCGATCGGAGCGAGGTCGCGAGCGATCGACCGAGGAGGACTCCCCGATGGCCGGCGACTACGACCTGGTGGTGGTGGCCAACCGGCTCCCCGTGGACCGGGTGGAGGAACCCGACGGTTCGACGACGTGGCGGCGCAGCCCGGGTGGGCTGGTGACGGCCCTGGAACCGGTGATGCAGCGCGAGGACGGCGCGTGGGTCGGCTGGGCGGGCGCGGCGGGCGACCCGCCGGAACCCTTCGACGCCGAGGGCGTGCGGTGCGTGCCCATCGGACTGTCGGCCGAGGAGGTCGAGGACTACTACGAGGGGTTCTCGAACGGCACGCTGTGGCCGCTCTACCACGACGTCATCGTCGCCCCCGGGTACCACCGCAGCTGGTGGGAGGCGTACGTCCGCGTCAACGAGCGCTTCGCCGCCGCGGCCGCCCTGCAGGCGTCCGAGGGCGCGACGGTCTGGGTGCAGGACTACCAGTTGCAGCTCGTGCCGCGCATGCTGCGGCGGCGCCGGCCGGACCTGTCGATCGGGTTCTTCAACCACATCCCGTTCCCGCCGTTCGAGATCTTCGCGCAGCTGCCGTGGCGCAAGGCGATCATCGACGGGCTGCTCGGGGCCGACCTCGTGGGTTTCCAGCGGGCGGCCGACGCCAGCAACTTCACGCGGGCGTGCCGACGGGCGTCGAACCTGCCCGCGCGCTCGGGCCGCATCCGGCTCGACGCCGAGGACGGCCGGGAGGTGCGCGCCGCGTCGTTCCCGATCTCCATCGACTTCGGCGCCCTCGACGACCTGGCCCAGCGCGAGGACGTCAAGGCCCGCGCGGCGGAGATCCGGCGCGACCTCGGCAACCCCGAGCACGTCCTGCTGGGGGTCGACCGGCTCGACTACACCAAGGGGATCCTGCACCGCCTCAAGGCCTTCGAGGAACTCCTCGACGACGGCAAGGTCGAGGTCGGGGAGGCCTCGCTCATCCAGGTCGCCACGCCCTCGCGCGAACGCGTCGAGCAGTACATCCAGCTGCGCCAGGACGTCGAGGTCACCGTGGGCCGCATCAACGGCACGCACGGGACCATCGGGAACACCGCCGTGCACTACCTGCACCACTCCTACGGCAAGGAGGAGATGGCGGCGCTGTTCCTGGCCGCCGACGTCATGCTCGTCACCGCGCTGCGGGACGGCATGAACCTCGTGGCCAAGGAGTACGTGGCCTCGCGGCACGACGAACGCGGCGTGCTCGTGCTCTCGGAGTTCACGGGGGCCGCCGACGAGCTCGGCCAGGCGCTCATGGTGAACCCGCACGACATCGACGGGCTCAAGGACACGATCGTGCGGGCGCTGCGGATGTCCCCGCGCGAGGCCGGCCGCCGGATGCGCGCCCTGCGCCGCCGGGTCGGCGACCACGACGTGCAGCGCTGGGCGGCCTCGTTCCTGCAGGCGCTCGCCGAGCACCACCGGACGCCGGCGTCGGCGTCGGTCGCCCAGGCGGCGGACGCGGACGGGGCGGCGTCGTGAGCGGCCTGGAGGAGGCGCTGGGACGCTTCGCCGCCCTCGACCGGGTGCTCGTGGCCCTCGACTTCGACGGTGTGCTGTCCCCCATCGTCGACGAGCCGTCGGCGGCGCGGCCGCGGCCGGAGGCCGCGGCCGCCCTGGAGCGGCTCGTCGCCACCACGGACGTGGCCCTCGTCTCCGGCCGCGACCTCGACGACCTGCGCGCGTGCGCGTCTCCCCCGGCCGCCGTCGTGCTCGTCGGCGGCCACGGGACCCAGAGCTCGCTCGAGGGTGCCGCGGGCGGGCAGAGCCTCAGCGAGGGCGAGTCCGCGCTGTTGGCGCGGCTCGGCGCCGAGCTCGACCGCCTCGCCGACGGCGTGGACGGCGTGCACGTGGAGCGCAAACCCATGTCGGCCGTCCTGCACACCCGCCGCGCCGCGCGCCCCGACGCCGAACGTGTCACGGCGGCCGCCCTCGCCGGGCCGGCGACCTGGGACGGCGTGCACGCGTTGCGTGGCAAGGAGGTCGTCGAGCTGGGCGCCGTGGAACTCGGCAAGGGCGCCGGCCTCCTGCGCCTGCGCGACCGGCTGTCGGCCGACGGCCCCGCCGTCGACGCCGTGCTGTTCGCCGGGGACGACGTGACGGACGAGAACGCGTTCGCCGCCCTCGACCCGGCGGCCGGGGACCTGACGGTGAAGGTCGGGGACGGCGAGACCGCCGCCGCCTTCCGGGTCGACGGCCCGCCGGACGTCGCCGCCCTGCTGCACCGCCTCGCCGACCTCCGCTCCTCCTGACCGTCCGCTCCCGGCTCCCCCCTCCCTCGTGGAAAACACTCTTTCCGCCCTTCGAGAGCACTCTCGAGGGGCGGAAAGAGTGTTTTCCACGAGGGGCCGTGACGAGTGGTGACGGTGGGTGGCGGGGCCGGTCAGCGCTGGAGGGTCGTCCGGAGCCAGGCCTCGACGTTGGCGACGTGCAGCAGGGCGGCGGCGTGGGCGCGTTCGCGGTCCCCGTCGCGCACGGCGGCGTAGATCGCGGCGTGCTCGTCGATCGTGCGCTGGCGGGAGTCCGCGACCGTCAGCGCCCGCCAGACGCGGGCCCGGACCGTGGCCCCGGAGATCCCGCGCAGGATCGCGGCCAGCGCCCCGTTGCCGCTCGCGGCCGCGACGGCGGCGTGGAACTGCTCGTCGTGCGCGACGAGACCCTCCTCGTCGTCGGCGTCCTCCATGCAGCGCAGGTGGTGTGCGACCAGCTCGAGCCCGGCCTCGTCCGTGCGGGCCGCGGCGAGCGCGGTGGCCTGGGGCTCGACCAGCCGGCGGCACTCCATGATCGCCAGGAGGTGCTCGTCGGCCATGAGGTCGACGGCGTCGGCGATGCCGGTGAAGAGGCGGTCCGGGGTCAGGCTCGTGACGTAGGTGCCGTCACCGCGGCGGACCTCCAGCACCCCGGCGGTGGCCAGGGCCCGGACGGCCTCGCGCAGCCCGGAGCGCGAGACGCCGAGCTGTTCGGACAGGGCCGCCTCGGCGGGCAGCCGCTGTCCGGGGCGCAGGTCGCCGCGCATGATGAGTTCGCGCACCCGCTCGATGGCGGCCTCCGTCAGCGGAGCGGCCACGCCCACCTCCAGCCCTCGCCGGCGCGCAGCCGGTCCCGTGGTCCTCGTGAGGACCGACCCGGCGGCCGGTCCCGGCTCATTGTGCCCCGACGGCAGCGGCCCTAGACATCTGATGTCTGGACGGTTACGTTCGACCTCAATCGACCGACCCGTCCTGCAGGAGCGCCCGGCCACCGACCGCCCCCACCCGACGCCCGCACCGCGGGCGCGCACCACCCCGTCGCACGCCCACCGCAGCGCGCGCGACCTCCCCCCGGCCCGTCCCGGACACTCCCCCGGAGTTCCGCGCTCGACGACCGCGAGGGAGTCGTCAGATGCCTGGAGGAACCCTTGCCCACCCCCGCCGTCGTCACGAGCCTGGACGTCCACGACGTCCGGTTCCCCACCTCCGAGCACCTCGACGGCTCGGACGCCATGAACCCCGAACCGGACTACTCCGCGGCGTACGCCGTCCTGCGCACCGACGCCGGTGACGGGCACGAGGGGCACGCCCTCGCCTTCACGACGGGCCGCGGCAACGACCTGCAGACCGCCGCGATCCACGCGCTGGCGCCGTTCGTCGTGGGACGCCGCGTCGACGAGGTCCTCGGCGACCTCGGGGCGTTCTCGAAGGAGATGGTCCACGAACCCCAGCTGCGCTGGCTCGGCCCGGAGAAGGGCGTCGTGCAGATGGCGGTCGGCGCGGTGCTCAACGCGGCCTGGGACCTGCGCGCCAAGCGCGCCGGGCAGCCCCTCTGGCGGCTCCTGGCCCACCTGGACCCCGAGGAGATCGTCTCCCTCGTCGACTTCCGCTGGCTCACCGACGCCATGACGCAGAAGCAGGCCCTCGACCTGCTGCGCCGCGCCGTCCCCGGCCGCGCCGAACGCGAGGCCGAACTCCTGCGCGTCGGGTACCCCGCGTACACGACGACCCCCGGCTGGCTGGGGTACTCCGACGACAAGCTCGCGCGGCTGGCCAAGCAGGCCGTCGCCGACGGGTTCACCCAGATCAAGCTCAAGGTGGGCGCCGACCTCGAGGACGACGTGCGCCGCATGCAGGTCGCCCGGGCCGCCGTCGGCGAGGAGATCCGCATCGCGGTCGACGCGAACCAGCGCTGGGACGTGGGCGACGCGATCACGTGGATGCGGGCGCTCGCCCCGTACGACCCGTACTGGATCGAGGAACCCACCAGTCCCGACGACGTCCTCGGGCACGCCACCGTCCGCCGTGCCCTGCACCCCATCAAGGTCGCGACGGGTGAGCACGTCGCGAACCGCGTCGTGTTCAAGCAGCTCCTGCAGGCCGGCGCCGTCGACGTCGTGCAGATCGACGCCGCCCGCGTCGCGGGGGTCAACGAGAACCTCGCGATCCTCCTCCTCGCCGCCCACCACGGGGTTCCCGTCTGCCCGCACGCCGGCGGCGTCGGGTTGTGCGAGATGGTGCAGCACCTGTCGATGGCCGACTACGTCAGCATCTCCGGGACGTGGACCGACCGGGTCGTCGAGCACGTCGACCACCTGCACGAGCACTTCACCACCCCGGTGCAGCTGGAGAACGGCCGCTACCGCGCGCCCCTGGCCCCCGGCGGGGGCGGGGAGATGCTGGCCACCTCCGTCGCCGAGCACTCCTTCCCCGACGGGCCCGTCTGGGTGGCCCGCCGCGCCCCCGAAGCCGTCGCCGCAGAGGGGATCCTCGCGTGAGCGCCACCCATCTCGCCGCCCGGTACCACCGCGCCGGGGACGTCCACGCCGAGCGGGTGGAACGCCGGGAACCCCGCGCCGGGGAGGTCGAGATCGCCCCGCTGTTCACCGGGATCTGCGGGACCGACCTGCACATCGCGGCCGGCCACATGGACGCCCGCGTGAGCACCCCAGCCGTCATCGGGCACGAGACCGTCGGCACCGTCAGCGCCCTCGGGGAGGGGGTTTCCGGCTGGTCCGTCGGCGACCTCGTCACCGTCGTGCCGCTGCGCCCGGACTCCACGTGCGCGACGTGCCGCAACGGGTTCTCCCACGTGTGCGACCACCTCGACTTCCTCGGCATCGACTCCCCCGGCGCCCTCGCCGAGCACTGGGTCGTGCCCGAGCACACCCTCGTCCGGGTGCCCGACGGGACGGACCCCCGGGACGCCGCCCTGCTCGAACCCACGTCCGTCGCCGTGCACGACGTGCGGCGTTCCCGGTTGCAGGCCGGCGAGTTCGCCGCCGTCGTCGGCGGGGGTCCGGTGGGCCTGCTCATCGCCCTCGTCGCGCGCCGCACCGGCGCCGAGGTCGTCCTGTCCGAACCCGACCCCACGCGCCGTGACCTCGCGGCGAAGCTCGGGCTCGAGGTCGTCGACCCGGTGACGCAGGACCTGTCCGCCCTCACCCGCGAACGCACCGGCGGGGCCGGCGCGGCCGTCGCGTTCGAGGTGTCCGGGTCCGCCCCGGGGTTGACCGCCGCGATCGGTGCGCTCGCCGTGCGCGGCCGGCTCTGCCTCGTCGGGATCCACGCGGCGCCGCGCGAGATCGACCTGCACCCGTTCTTCTGGCGCGAACTCGAACTCCTCGGGGCCCGCCTCTACGAACGCGGCGACGTCGAGGAGGCCGTCCGGCTCGTCGCCGCCGGGGAACTGCCCGTCGCCGACCTCGTCTCCCACGTCCTGCCGCTGTCCCGCGTCGACGAGGCGTTCGCGGCGCTGGCCGAGGGCGGGGCCGTCAAGGTCCTCGTCGACTGCCGCCCGGAGGGTCGGGCGTGAGCGGTCCGTTCGACCTCACGGGCCGCCTGGCCGTCGTCACCGGTGCGAGCCGGGGCATCGGGCGGGCGTGCGCGGTCGCCCTCGCCCGGGCCGGCGCCGACGTCATCGGCGTCGCGACGCAACCCCCGGAGGGCGAGACCGCCGAGGAGGTGCGCGCGACGGGTCGTTCCTACGAGGCGCTCGGCTGCGACTTCGCCGACGCCACCGCCGTCGCCGCGCTCGGCGACCTCCTCGCCGGCCGCGGGGTGGACGTGCTGGTGAACAACGCCGGGACGATCCGCCGCACCCCCGCCGCGGACCACCCGCAGGCGGACTTCGACCACGTGCTGCAGGTGAACCTCACGAGCCAGTTCACGCTGACGCAGCGCGTCGGGGCGTCGATGCTCGAACGCGGCCACGGCAAGGTCGTGTTCACCGCGTCGCTGCTGAGCTTCCAGGGCGGCGTGAACGTCCCCGGGTACACCGCGTCCAAGCACGCGGTCGCAGGCCTCACGCGCGCCCTCGCGAACGAGTGGGCCCCGCGCGGTGTGAACGTCAACGCCGTCGCCCCCGGGTACGTCGTGACCGACAACACCGCCGCCCTGCGCGCCGACCCGGACCGCTCCCGCGCTCTGCTGGAACGGATCCCGGCCGGCCGCTGGGCGACACCGGAGGACATCGCCGGCCCCGTGGTGTTCCTCGCCAGCCCCGCCGCGGACTACGTGCACGGAGTCGTGCTCGCCGCGGACGGGGGGTGGCTCTCCCGCTGAGGCGGTGGGTGCACTGCGGTGCGTTCCGACACTTCCGAGGGCCCCTCAGGTGTCGGAACGCACCGCAGTGACCGAGTGGTACGTTCCGACCCACTCGCGAGACGCGGGCGGGTCGGAACGTACCGATCGCGGGTCAGGCCGCGGGCGAAGCCTGCAGCACGTATTCCGTCCCCGCGGTCGCCGTCCACGCGAGCTCGCCGTCGCCCTTCGCGACGAGTTCACCCTCGGCCGTGGTCACGGTGACGTTCGTCCGCTGCACGCGGACGGTGAGCTCGCCGTCCTGCCCGGCGACGACGCGCCCACCGGCGAGGGTCCCGTCGGCCCAGCTCAGGTCGACGGTGTGACCGCCGCGGGCCCGCAGCCCACGCACCGAACCCGAGGTCCAGGCGGGCGGCAGCGCGGGGAGCAGGTCGAGCCCGCCGTCGTGCCCCTGCAGCAGCGTCTCGGCGATGCCGGCGACGACACCGAAGTTCCCGTCGATCTGGAAGATCGCGTTGCCCGGCCAGTCGCTGTGCGGGTGCAGGTCGAGCAGCGAGTCGGACATGAGGTCCTCGACGAGGACGCGCAGGTGCTCCTGCGCGGCGGCCCCGTCCCCGAACCGGGCCGACAACCCGACGACCCACGACCGGCTCCAGCCGGTGTGGCCGCCGCCGTGGCTCAGACGGCCCTCGAGCGAGCGGCGGGAGGCGGCGAGCAGGTCCGGGGTCCGGCGGCGCGTCGTGCTCGTCCCCGGGAACACCCCGTACAGGTGCGAGACGTGCCGGTGGCCGGGTTCAGCCGACTCCAGACCGGGACCCCACTCCTGGAGCACACCGTCGACGACGGCGGGACCGGCGAGCCGGGGCAGCGCCGCCCGGACCTCCTGCGCGAACTCGTCGTCGTCCTCGCCCGCGCGGGCCAGCAGGTCGAGGTAGTGGGTGAACACCTCACGCGTCAGTTCCCGGTCCATCGTCGCCCCCGCCGTCACGGCGGCCGACGACCCGTCCGGCAGCAGGAACGAGTTCTCCGGCGACGTCGAGGGGCTCGGCAGCAGGCTCCCCTCGGAATCCTCGACGAGGAGGTCCAGGGCCGCGGCCGCGGCCGCCCGGTGGACCGGGAGGGCCACGTCGCGGACGAAACCGTCCGCGGCGGAGCCGAAGTCGACGTGGTCGTAGGTGTGGGCCGCGAGCCACGGCAGAGCCGAGG
This genomic interval from Kineococcus endophyticus contains the following:
- a CDS encoding zinc-dependent alcohol dehydrogenase; this encodes MSATHLAARYHRAGDVHAERVERREPRAGEVEIAPLFTGICGTDLHIAAGHMDARVSTPAVIGHETVGTVSALGEGVSGWSVGDLVTVVPLRPDSTCATCRNGFSHVCDHLDFLGIDSPGALAEHWVVPEHTLVRVPDGTDPRDAALLEPTSVAVHDVRRSRLQAGEFAAVVGGGPVGLLIALVARRTGAEVVLSEPDPTRRDLAAKLGLEVVDPVTQDLSALTRERTGGAGAAVAFEVSGSAPGLTAAIGALAVRGRLCLVGIHAAPREIDLHPFFWRELELLGARLYERGDVEEAVRLVAAGELPVADLVSHVLPLSRVDEAFAALAEGGAVKVLVDCRPEGRA
- a CDS encoding SDR family oxidoreductase — its product is MSGPFDLTGRLAVVTGASRGIGRACAVALARAGADVIGVATQPPEGETAEEVRATGRSYEALGCDFADATAVAALGDLLAGRGVDVLVNNAGTIRRTPAADHPQADFDHVLQVNLTSQFTLTQRVGASMLERGHGKVVFTASLLSFQGGVNVPGYTASKHAVAGLTRALANEWAPRGVNVNAVAPGYVVTDNTAALRADPDRSRALLERIPAGRWATPEDIAGPVVFLASPAADYVHGVVLAADGGWLSR
- a CDS encoding alpha,alpha-trehalose-phosphate synthase (UDP-forming) — encoded protein: MAGDYDLVVVANRLPVDRVEEPDGSTTWRRSPGGLVTALEPVMQREDGAWVGWAGAAGDPPEPFDAEGVRCVPIGLSAEEVEDYYEGFSNGTLWPLYHDVIVAPGYHRSWWEAYVRVNERFAAAAALQASEGATVWVQDYQLQLVPRMLRRRRPDLSIGFFNHIPFPPFEIFAQLPWRKAIIDGLLGADLVGFQRAADASNFTRACRRASNLPARSGRIRLDAEDGREVRAASFPISIDFGALDDLAQREDVKARAAEIRRDLGNPEHVLLGVDRLDYTKGILHRLKAFEELLDDGKVEVGEASLIQVATPSRERVEQYIQLRQDVEVTVGRINGTHGTIGNTAVHYLHHSYGKEEMAALFLAADVMLVTALRDGMNLVAKEYVASRHDERGVLVLSEFTGAADELGQALMVNPHDIDGLKDTIVRALRMSPREAGRRMRALRRRVGDHDVQRWAASFLQALAEHHRTPASASVAQAADADGAAS
- a CDS encoding enolase C-terminal domain-like protein, producing MPTPAVVTSLDVHDVRFPTSEHLDGSDAMNPEPDYSAAYAVLRTDAGDGHEGHALAFTTGRGNDLQTAAIHALAPFVVGRRVDEVLGDLGAFSKEMVHEPQLRWLGPEKGVVQMAVGAVLNAAWDLRAKRAGQPLWRLLAHLDPEEIVSLVDFRWLTDAMTQKQALDLLRRAVPGRAEREAELLRVGYPAYTTTPGWLGYSDDKLARLAKQAVADGFTQIKLKVGADLEDDVRRMQVARAAVGEEIRIAVDANQRWDVGDAITWMRALAPYDPYWIEEPTSPDDVLGHATVRRALHPIKVATGEHVANRVVFKQLLQAGAVDVVQIDAARVAGVNENLAILLLAAHHGVPVCPHAGGVGLCEMVQHLSMADYVSISGTWTDRVVEHVDHLHEHFTTPVQLENGRYRAPLAPGGGGEMLATSVAEHSFPDGPVWVARRAPEAVAAEGILA
- a CDS encoding FadR/GntR family transcriptional regulator encodes the protein MAAPLTEAAIERVRELIMRGDLRPGQRLPAEAALSEQLGVSRSGLREAVRALATAGVLEVRRGDGTYVTSLTPDRLFTGIADAVDLMADEHLLAIMECRRLVEPQATALAAARTDEAGLELVAHHLRCMEDADDEEGLVAHDEQFHAAVAAASGNGALAAILRGISGATVRARVWRALTVADSRQRTIDEHAAIYAAVRDGDRERAHAAALLHVANVEAWLRTTLQR
- the otsB gene encoding trehalose-phosphatase codes for the protein MSGLEEALGRFAALDRVLVALDFDGVLSPIVDEPSAARPRPEAAAALERLVATTDVALVSGRDLDDLRACASPPAAVVLVGGHGTQSSLEGAAGGQSLSEGESALLARLGAELDRLADGVDGVHVERKPMSAVLHTRRAARPDAERVTAAALAGPATWDGVHALRGKEVVELGAVELGKGAGLLRLRDRLSADGPAVDAVLFAGDDVTDENAFAALDPAAGDLTVKVGDGETAAAFRVDGPPDVAALLHRLADLRSS
- a CDS encoding protein kinase domain-containing protein, with protein sequence MVTPYPHSSGDARTRAVPSGGHAGGSGGPDDRSHDRADELDGLRVQRTPPQSWPGHGFAPSPGEKLGSYRLDREIGQGGMGIVYLGLDDDHRAVALKVLKPHIAADPQARQRLAREVSTLERVRSPRVAEVIAADVDGPWPHLVTRYVPGPSLEHVVQTRGPLRGSRLRDLGHGLAEALHAIHAAGVVHRDLKPSNVLLLDGLPVVIDFGIAHVADDVRLTSTGLVMGTPGYLSPEVVAGGLVSPATDWWGWAATVAFAASGRPPFGTGPMPVVLDRVRRADVDLSDVPADLRGPVLAALAVNPAHRPHPDALLRALDGATTGPQVRNGVGADPGARTTAVPVPPVPPEQAARSRFESLIADESHATGPQARDAAPGPSADATSVLPPVRPAPATAPFPQSGPQDRRPPVQQAPPGWIPQAPGPGPAWGPQPVPAPAGATQAHVPAGQPAGQAPRLGTNGEPARPQRSWTILAGLVALVGVFAVAPATGVVLALVGGTVARTVDRAAAGLFRRRWEAGPRSTDALAVGAATPWHALRAALSTVFAAIIPLLVGVSVVFILGTFTHGALGGYQGPWTLAASGLAGTLVAWHGPGGRSLQRGTRTAIRSTLRGERETGVAIGVLLLIAVAALLMVLGGGQVDWRPLTQSPLDWLN